The Bacillota bacterium genomic sequence GGCCTCCCTGTTGCCGAGGAGAAGCCCTTTTCTCCGGTTGGGCGTGCTGCATATCAGGCAAATTTAAGGCTGGCCCGCGCCGCCGATGCGGTTTTCCTTCTTGAGATTCCCTTCGGTTACGGCAACCTTCCCAACCTCCAGATCCTTGAACCTCTTCTTGCCTCTCAAAAACGCTGCTATCTGGTGGATTTTGAACATCTGCCGGAGCGGGATTACACCGGGGGAAGGGCAGTTTGCCTGGCAGCGTCCCTCCGGGAGCAGGGTTTATCCTGTCTTCCCGACCAGCAAGCCGTTTATCAGGTGATCCACAGCTTGGGAAAGGAGAAGAGCAATGCCGAGACCGCGTCTGGAAAAAGGTCTTATTCAGGTTTATACGGGAAATAGCAAGGGCAAAACAACCGCTGCTCTGGGTCTTGCCCTGCGCGCCATCGGACACGGCTTCCGGGTCTGTGTAATTCAGTTTTTAAAAGGAGGGGCCTATACCGGGGAGTTGTTTGCGGCACAAAGGCTATACCCCTACCTTGTCTTTCGCCAGTACGGGGTTACCTGCCCCTACAGCGCCTTAATCAGACAGGGGGAGGCAGACTGCCGGGGGTGCGGGAAGTGCTTTACAGAAAAAGGAAAAGCCACAGAGGAGAACCGAAAACTTGCCCGGTTAGCCTTAAGGGCCGCGGAGGAGGCCATCTGTTCTGAAGAGTACGACCTTGTCATTCTCGACGAAATCAACAACGCTTTTTATTACGAGCTCCTTTCGGTGGACGAAGTTCTTGCACTGCTTGCCAAAAAGCCTGCCCAGATTGAAGTTATCCTCACGGGGCGCCACGCCCCCCCGGAGATCATCGCGCGGGCGGATCTGGTGACCGAAATGACTCTGGTTAAACACCCCTTTCAGAGGGGAATTCCCAGCCGGCGCGGGATTGAATATTAGTCCTGAAGAGGAGTTTATGGGGCGGAGGGCGAAATTTACTTTGAGGGTTGGAGTATTTTTCTAGGGGAGGTTAGAAAGAAGGTAAATGGGTGAGAGAAACCACCAGAAGCTCCGCTTGAAGGTTCGTTTTGACTACCGGGGGGAAGGCAAATCCGGCCGCGTTTTCTGGAGGGGAAAAGAGGGGGAGCAGGTTGCGGAAGAAATCAGGGAGCAAAAGGCAATTTTGCTGCGCAACATCCCCATCCAGGGTGTCCGCATCGAGGAGATTAATACGAACGGTGAGATTTACACAATCAGGGATGACGGTACGGGCCGGGATGTGGCCTATGCGCCCATTGAGTTTATTATGGAGGCGGATACCATCGAAGATGTGCTTCCCTTTCTTTTAAGGGAAGAGTTTCGGAAAATAGAGGTGCTTCAGCCACCTGAACTTACTTTAGACAGGCATGAGATTGAGCGGATTATCTATAAAATGAACGAGGAGCTGCGGACCTACCGCCTTTACCTGGAAAAAAGACTGGCTTCCAAGTAATTTGCGCTTGGGAAATCCTGAGCGCAGGCAATAATTAAAGGGAAGCTGCGAGGCACCCAAAAGGTGGTGGCATGGTGAAGGTTTCTCCCGATCAGATTGCGCAGCGTGTCAGGGATCTGCCTGCTTTGCCCCAAATCGTGGCCCGGGTCTTAAAGCTTACCGAGGATCCTAATTCAACCGTCAAAGAACTGAATGATGTGATCTGCCAGGACCAGGCGCTCACGGCAAAGGTGCTCCGGCTGGCAAACTCTGCTTATTACGGGTTTCCCCGCCGGATCGGCACCATTGTCGAAGCAATTATAATTTTGGGATTTAACACCATCAGAAATTTGGTTCTTGCGGTTTCGGTGCACAGTTTGCTCTGCAAGGAGGTGCCGGGCTACCAGTTGGGGCGGGGTGAATTGTGGCGTCATTCCATCGCCTGTGCGATGGCGGCAAGGACCCTGGCCCGGCGCGTCCGGTTCCCGTCCCCCGATCAGGCTTTTATCGCAGGGCTTTTGCATGATATCGGCAAGGTTATCTTGAGCGTTTACGTAAGGGAAGCCTTTGAAGAAATCATCGAAAAGGTGCATGAAGCACAAATCCCCTTTATCCAGGCGGAAGAGGAAATTTTGAGGTTTACCCATGCGGTAATCGGCTCGAAAGTGGCCGATAAATGGAATTTGCCCGTTCCCCTTGTGGAGGCGATTGCCTTTCACCACAACCCCCAGCTGGCGAAGGAAAACCAGAAGCTTGCTGCTCTCGTGCACCTTGCAGATGCCATCTGCATGATGATGGGAATCGGGTTGGGGGGCGATGGTTTGTACTACCCCCTTGCCCCGGAAGCGCTTTCTTTGCTGGGGCTGGAGTCGGAGGATATCGAGGCGATCATGGGAGAACTGGGGGATCTCTTTGTGGATGAGAACGCTTTTCTCTCCGGAGAAGAAAAATAGCTGCCCTGCATAAAGAACAGGCCAAATGCGTAAACAAGATCATAGCTTATGATGCGCCAGGAATTGGGGGAATAAAAGTGCCGGAAAATTTCTTTGACCTGTTGGAGAAATGGGAAAGGGGCCTGCAGGGTTTCTTAATTATCTGCTTTCTCGGCCTTGTGACTTTGCAGCTGATGTTTACAAGGGAGCCCTTTCGATTCTACTTAAGCTTTGCAGAACGCCTGGAGGGAGTTGCCTGGCCGGACAAGGGGCTTCCTGCTCTTGTCCAGGGGGAAGAACGCCTGGGGAAGGTCCAGATCACGGCAGTCGGATATTTTTCCCTTCCTCGCGCTGCGGTGCTTGTCAACGGGCGGCCGGTGGCAAGTTTTAAGGAACGAAAAGTTTGGGTCAAGGTCCGGGAAGGTGACGAAATCCAGATTGATGCTTCCGCTTACGTCTCTCCTTTAGCTTTTCGGGTTTCAAAAGTTTCTCCGGAGGTAAGCTGGCCCCGGGTTAATTGCCTGATCGAAACCAACGGCACACGGGTATCGATGGGTAAGGTGAAGCTGAAATAGAGGTTTTTGAGGTGGTGAACTTGAGCGAATACGGAAGCCGGCAGGTCGCTGCTATTGCGGTGCTGATGGCCCTGACAGAAACCCGGGAGGAAGAAGCAAGGAAAAAGGCTGAGTTTGCGAGGCTGGGCATTAAAACTGCTGCTGTTGACCTGGGTGGAGAATTTATCAGTTCGGTGAAGAAATTCATCGAGCGGGCCATTGTTGCTGCAAAAAGGGAGGGAGTGATTAAGGAAACACACAGCGACGAGGGGGCGGTTGCCGGGGCTGCAAGGGAGGCCTTAAGCCAGATCAGCCCGAAGGCGATCGGTTTTAATGTGGGGGGAAAGATGGGAATTGCGCGCTACAAGGACCACATCAGCGTCGCCGTTTTTTTCGGGATCGGGCTCCTTCATCTGGACGAGGTTGCAATTGGTCTGGGCCACCGGGCCGTTCCTTAAGGAGGGTTGAGGGTGAGAGAGGTTTGGGTCCGGGGAATCCGGGGGGCCGTAACGGTGCCGGAAAATTCGCCGCGCGTGATCTGTGAAGCCACAAAAGAACTGCTCACGTTAATTGTCAAGGAAAACGAGATTAAAATTGAGGATATCATCAGCATTATCTTTTCCGTTTCCGTTGATTTGAATGCCGCTTTTCCTGCAGAAGCGGCCCGGGAGTTGGGCTGGACGATGGTTCCTCTCCTCTGCACAACGGAAATACCCGTCCCCGGCTCCCTGGAAAAGTGTATTCGGGTTCTGGTTCACGCCTATCTCCCGCGCTCTCAAGCGGAAGTGCGGCATGTTTATCTGGGGGAGGCGGTGAAACTGCGACCGGACCTCCATATTTAAAATGCAAAAAACAGTTGACAGATCTTTTTCAGTCTTGCTATTATCAAAACGGTGCCTTTTAATTTTATCAAAGGGGAGAGGAGAAAAAGGATGCCGCCGAAAGTTGATCTCGACAAGTGTACCGGTTGTGGGACCTGTGTGGATGTTTGTCCGAGTGAAGTTTTCGAAATCGAAAACGAAAAGTCCAAGGTTGTGCGTCCTGACGACTGTACGGCGTGCGAAACCTGCGTCGAGGAGTGCCCTGAAGAGGCAATTACCTTAGAAGAGTAGGGCCGGTTCTTCTACCTGAAAAGAGAATATCGAGATGAGCTGAGCTGAGATGAGAAAGGAGAGAAAGTCGAGATGAGGCGTCTTGGGAACAAAACCAGCGCCCATTTGGGCACTGGTTTTTTCTTTTCCGGGCACAATCCCAAAAAGCCAAGGGTCCTGTCGCCTCTCGTTCGGGAAATCGCTGCCGACTGCGAAACACCTGTCTCTCTTTTTGCAAAACTGCGCCCCCACCCGCCTGCCTGCCTCCTGGAAAGTGTTGAAGGGGGGGAGCACATCGCACGCTATTCCTTTATCAGTTATCTTCCTTTTGCCATTCTGCGCGCGCAGGATGGGTATGTTGAAGTTCAAGAGGGAAGGCGCAGGATTATTTTCAAGCGGGATCCCCTGACAGTTCTTGCCCGGTTTTTTGCCCGGTTTCGGGTCGAGAGCGAAGAACCCCTTCCTCCCTTTGTTGGAGGTGCCGTAGGCTGCTTCGGCTACGATTTTGTGCGTTACTACGAACGTCTTCCCAGAAAAGCGGCAGATGACCTTCGGATTCCTGATTGTTATTTGATCTTGAGCAGGGCCGTGATCGTTTTCGACCACGTGCAGGGCTTGATTAAGATCATTGTTCTTGATGAAAAAGGGAGAAGGGGGTTTTCTTCGCAGGGAAAGGACCTGCTGGCCCGCCTGGAGGCGCAGATTTTAACCGCCTTGCGGCGCCCGGTTGATTTGAGAGGGCGGGTACCCGCAGCTTTTCAAACGGGCCGGGTTGAAAGCAACCTTACGAGGCATGAGTTTCTGGCGCGCGTCCGCCTTGCCAAGCAGTACATTGAAGCAGGAGACATTTTTCAGGTTGTACTTTCGCAGCGGATGAAGGCTCCTTTTCGAGGAAACCCCTTTTTCCTTTACCGCACCCTGCGCCGGGTGAACCCTTCGCCCTACCTTTTTTACCTGGCCTTTCCGGAGATGCAGATCATCGGCTCTTCCCCTGAGATGCTCCTCAAGTGCCAGGGAAACCTCCTGATCACCCGTCCCCTGGCGGGAACGCGCCCCCGCGGAAAAAACAGGGAGGAAGACCTCCGGCTTGAGGAAGAACTGCGCCGGTGCCAGAAGGAGCGGGCGGAGCACGTAATGCTGGTCGATTTGGGGAGGAATGATTTGGGCCGGGTTTCCCGCTACGGTTCGGTAACAGTGCCGGTGTTTCTCGAAATCGAGCGCTATTCCCACGTGATGCACCTGGTCTCCGAGGTGCGCGGCGAACTGGCCCCCGAACATACCGTCTGCGACGCCTTAAAAGCCGTTTTTCCTGCAGGCACCGTT encodes the following:
- a CDS encoding HDOD domain-containing protein, which codes for MVKVSPDQIAQRVRDLPALPQIVARVLKLTEDPNSTVKELNDVICQDQALTAKVLRLANSAYYGFPRRIGTIVEAIIILGFNTIRNLVLAVSVHSLLCKEVPGYQLGRGELWRHSIACAMAARTLARRVRFPSPDQAFIAGLLHDIGKVILSVYVREAFEEIIEKVHEAQIPFIQAEEEILRFTHAVIGSKVADKWNLPVPLVEAIAFHHNPQLAKENQKLAALVHLADAICMMMGIGLGGDGLYYPLAPEALSLLGLESEDIEAIMGELGDLFVDENAFLSGEEK
- a CDS encoding 4Fe-4S binding protein; the encoded protein is MPPKVDLDKCTGCGTCVDVCPSEVFEIENEKSKVVRPDDCTACETCVEECPEEAITLEE
- a CDS encoding hut operon positive regulator HutP, translating into MSEYGSRQVAAIAVLMALTETREEEARKKAEFARLGIKTAAVDLGGEFISSVKKFIERAIVAAKREGVIKETHSDEGAVAGAAREALSQISPKAIGFNVGGKMGIARYKDHISVAVFFGIGLLHLDEVAIGLGHRAVP
- the trpE gene encoding anthranilate synthase component I — translated: MRRLGNKTSAHLGTGFFFSGHNPKKPRVLSPLVREIAADCETPVSLFAKLRPHPPACLLESVEGGEHIARYSFISYLPFAILRAQDGYVEVQEGRRRIIFKRDPLTVLARFFARFRVESEEPLPPFVGGAVGCFGYDFVRYYERLPRKAADDLRIPDCYLILSRAVIVFDHVQGLIKIIVLDEKGRRGFSSQGKDLLARLEAQILTALRRPVDLRGRVPAAFQTGRVESNLTRHEFLARVRLAKQYIEAGDIFQVVLSQRMKAPFRGNPFFLYRTLRRVNPSPYLFYLAFPEMQIIGSSPEMLLKCQGNLLITRPLAGTRPRGKNREEDLRLEEELRRCQKERAEHVMLVDLGRNDLGRVSRYGSVTVPVFLEIERYSHVMHLVSEVRGELAPEHTVCDALKAVFPAGTVSGAPKIRAMEIIEELEPQRRGVYAGAVGYLSFTGGLDTCIAIRTILIKDGYFYAQAGAGIVADSEPEREYEETCNKAAALLASLEAGKQPKTIFLQGGTAR
- the aroH gene encoding chorismate mutase produces the protein MREVWVRGIRGAVTVPENSPRVICEATKELLTLIVKENEIKIEDIISIIFSVSVDLNAAFPAEAARELGWTMVPLLCTTEIPVPGSLEKCIRVLVHAYLPRSQAEVRHVYLGEAVKLRPDLHI
- the cobO gene encoding cob(I)yrinic acid a,c-diamide adenosyltransferase; this encodes MPRPRLEKGLIQVYTGNSKGKTTAALGLALRAIGHGFRVCVIQFLKGGAYTGELFAAQRLYPYLVFRQYGVTCPYSALIRQGEADCRGCGKCFTEKGKATEENRKLARLALRAAEEAICSEEYDLVILDEINNAFYYELLSVDEVLALLAKKPAQIEVILTGRHAPPEIIARADLVTEMTLVKHPFQRGIPSRRGIEY